One window of the Syngnathus typhle isolate RoL2023-S1 ecotype Sweden linkage group LG21, RoL_Styp_1.0, whole genome shotgun sequence genome contains the following:
- the LOC133145642 gene encoding probable RNA-binding protein 46, whose protein sequence is MISIYYDEEIVEHMAASSEKVVPVKGMEEFKKSFSIQMALVALMDKTGYDILQENGQRKYGGPPPNWKGPAPRIDCEVFVGNIPRDMYEHELVPLFVTAGTIYELRLMMEFSGHNRGYAFVMYTKKEQAQLAIRMLNEYEVRPGKFIGVCPSLNNCRLFIGSIPKDKSREEIMEEIKKLTEGLRDVTVYSSTSDSSKNRGYAFLEYETHKAAALARKDLIAIRNLWGHVPWVNWAKPDKHGKGANVQFVRAVHVRHLSPSTTEETLKREFERIKEGALVRVKKFSDHAFLHFGCHKDAVTATSIMNGATIDGNIVEVSLAKPIGEGLGKKSCGKGYQGSKTGGGAKESVKDRSSLQSLNLPPHFQCAVGPDKADKSMFPLFPGTPLYRTDVLLLQPDQIRSAVSLLDLYCCRQNLPPPHYQLFSMLGQDGTRLLVYKVVMPLTQSAFVPDKLCVRLDDAKELAAQHTMWNLGDTPIHTHIHTHSQ, encoded by the exons ATGATTAGCATAT ACTATGACGAAGAGATTGTAGAACACATGGCGGCATCCTCAGAGAAGGTCGTTCCTGTCAAGGGCATGGAAGAGTTcaagaagtcattctccattcAGATGGCCCTGGTGGCACTCATGGACAAGACAGGATATGATATCCTGCAGGAGAATGGACAAAGGAAATATGGTGGACCGCCACCAA ACTGGAAGGGTCCGGCGCCTCGCATTGACTGTGAGGTGTTTGTGGGAAACATTCCCAGAGACATGTATGAACATGAGCTTGTCCCTCTCTTCGTCACAGCAGGGACCATCTATGAGTTGAGGCTGATGATGGAGTTTAGCGGCCACAACCGTGGCTATGCCTTTGTCATGTACACCAAAAA GGAGCAGGCCCAATTAGCAATCCGGATGCTGAACGAATATGAAGTTCGTCCAGGGAAGTTCATTGGCGTGTGCCCATCTCTGAATAATTGTCGCCTCTTCATTGGCTCCATTCCCAAAGACAAGAGTAGGGAGGAGATCATGGAGGAGATCAAGAAG TTGACAGAGGGCCTTCGGGATGTCACGGTGTATTCGAGCACCTCAGACAGCAGCAAAAATCGAGGCTATGCCTTTTTGGAGTATGAGACACACAAGGCGGCGGCATTGGCCCGCAAGGACTTAATTGCTA TAAGGAATCTGTGGGGTCACGTCCCCTGGGTGAACTGGGCCAAGCCGGACAAACACGGGAAGGGAGCCAACGTGCAGTTTGTCAGAGCTGTTCAT GTACGTCACCTCTCACCGAGCACCACAGAGGAAACACTGAAGCGCGAGTTCGAGCGCATCAAAGAAGGTGCGCTGGTGCGAGTCAAGAAGTTCAGCGACCACGCCTTCCTTCACTTTGGCTGCCACAAGGATGCTGTCACTGCCACCAGCATCATGAATGGCGCCACCATTGATGGAAACATTGTGGAAGTGTCCCTCGCTAAGCCCATCGGGGAAGGGCTGGGTAAGAAATCTTGCGGCAAAGGATACCAGGGAAGCAAGACAGGAGGAGGAGCCAAGGAGAGTGTGAAAGACCGCTCGTCTCTGCAATCCTTGAACCTGCCCCCTCATTTCCAATGCGCTGTAGGGCCAG ATAAAGCCGACAAGAGCATGTTCCCGCTCTTTCCTGGCACGCCGCTGTACCGCACCGACGTGCTGCTGCTCCAACCCGATCAGATCAGATCGGCCGTCAGCCTGCTGGACTTGTATTGCTGTAGGCAGAACTTGCCTCCCCCACATTACCAGCTTTTCTCCATGCTGGGTCAGGACGGGACCCGGCTGCTGGTTTACAAG GTGGTGATGCCGCTGACGCAAAGTGCCTTCGTACCTGACAAGTTATGTGTGCGGCTGGATGATGCTAAAGAGCTAGCTGCACAACACACAATGTGGAACCTTGGTGACAcaccaatacacacacacatacacacacactcacagtga